The proteins below are encoded in one region of Pseudomonas sp. SCB32:
- a CDS encoding extracellular solute-binding protein, translating to MSKLIAAVGATLTLGLVANVHAAEQLNVVSWSGYFTPQILEKFEKETGIKVTVDSYDSNETLLAKLKQGGTGYDVAIPSHQFIPILVKEKLLERFDPVSQPYYANIVDNLKKPTWDPEGAYSVPFIWGTTSVVLDTAKYSGPMDSYSVLFTPPKELQGKINMLDSSSDVIDTASLYLGIPLCSEDPKQMQQVLTLLKNQKPFVKTYSSKAGSIRENLASGEVDMSMFWGGSSMRAREMKPSLKYLYPKEGVTAWVDNLVIPAGAKHPDSAKKFIAFLSKPENSAMTQNFLKHQSPIKGVEPFLDAGLKDAPELHIPEGTKVVFSQTCGEGAIRLADRVWTNLMR from the coding sequence ATGAGCAAACTGATCGCTGCTGTAGGGGCAACACTGACGCTGGGCCTGGTGGCCAACGTGCATGCCGCCGAGCAACTGAACGTCGTGAGCTGGAGCGGCTACTTCACGCCGCAGATCCTGGAGAAGTTCGAGAAGGAAACCGGTATCAAGGTGACCGTGGACTCCTACGACTCCAACGAAACCCTGCTGGCCAAGCTCAAGCAGGGCGGCACCGGCTACGACGTGGCCATCCCCTCGCACCAGTTCATCCCGATCCTGGTGAAGGAGAAGCTGCTGGAGCGCTTCGATCCGGTCAGCCAGCCGTACTACGCGAACATCGTGGACAACCTGAAGAAGCCCACCTGGGACCCGGAAGGCGCCTACTCGGTGCCCTTCATCTGGGGCACCACCAGTGTGGTGCTGGACACCGCCAAGTACAGCGGCCCGATGGACAGCTACTCGGTGCTGTTCACCCCGCCCAAGGAGCTGCAGGGCAAGATCAACATGCTGGACTCCTCCAGCGACGTGATCGATACCGCCAGCCTCTACCTGGGCATCCCGCTGTGCAGCGAGGACCCCAAGCAGATGCAGCAGGTGCTGACCCTGCTGAAGAACCAGAAGCCCTTCGTGAAGACCTACAGCTCCAAGGCCGGCTCGATCCGCGAGAACCTGGCCTCGGGCGAAGTCGACATGTCGATGTTCTGGGGTGGCTCGTCGATGCGCGCGCGTGAGATGAAGCCGAGCCTGAAGTACCTCTACCCGAAAGAGGGCGTGACCGCCTGGGTGGACAACCTGGTGATCCCGGCCGGCGCCAAGCATCCGGACAGCGCGAAGAAGTTCATCGCCTTCCTGAGCAAGCCCGAGAACTCGGCGATGACCCAGAACTTCCTCAAGCACCAGAGCCCGATCAAGGGTGTGGAACCCTTCCTCGATGCGGGCCTGAAGGATGCGCCTGAACTGCACATCCCCGAAGGCACCAAGGTGGTGTTCAGCCAGACCTGTGGCGAAGGCGCGATCCGCCTGGCTGACCGTGTCTGGACCAACCTGATGCGCTGA
- a CDS encoding LysR substrate-binding domain-containing protein codes for MSIQRLPPLNAVRAFEAAARLGSYVAASRDLHVTQPAIGRHVKLLEDWLGVQLFERTPRGVSLTPAGQRYYAKISTALQQIADAGVELTPSGSARWLKIMAVPAFTKRWLMSRLETLRQQRPGLKVAVEPNPTFTEVDGKSADLGIVYGLPGIYPQCHATLIRPAVFPVCSPSYLAEHGPLTSARDLAQHELIHVDDGEWWNLWLSTIGVDLRVSPEVLYVSNDHALSMAEAGHGIALANLVLVKHQLAAGTLVRPLAEEVPLESYQLLLPPGPVSADVAWFEDWIRAALQEEFSTSAARVTDSTE; via the coding sequence ATGTCCATCCAGCGCCTTCCGCCGCTCAACGCCGTCCGCGCCTTCGAGGCCGCCGCCCGGCTGGGCAGCTATGTCGCGGCCTCCCGGGACCTGCACGTCACGCAGCCGGCCATCGGCCGCCATGTGAAGCTGCTGGAGGACTGGCTGGGCGTGCAGCTGTTCGAACGCACTCCGCGCGGGGTCAGCCTCACGCCTGCCGGGCAGCGCTACTACGCGAAGATATCCACAGCCCTGCAGCAGATCGCCGACGCAGGCGTTGAGCTCACCCCCAGTGGCTCGGCGCGCTGGCTGAAGATCATGGCGGTGCCGGCCTTCACCAAGCGCTGGCTGATGTCGCGCCTGGAAACCCTGCGCCAGCAACGGCCGGGCCTGAAGGTGGCGGTGGAGCCCAACCCCACCTTCACCGAGGTGGACGGCAAGAGCGCGGACCTGGGCATCGTCTACGGCCTGCCAGGCATCTACCCACAATGCCATGCGACGCTGATCCGTCCGGCGGTGTTCCCGGTCTGCTCACCGTCCTACCTGGCCGAGCATGGCCCGCTGACGAGCGCCCGCGACCTGGCGCAGCACGAGCTGATCCACGTGGACGACGGCGAATGGTGGAACCTCTGGCTGTCCACCATCGGCGTCGACCTGCGGGTAAGTCCGGAAGTGCTCTACGTCAGCAACGACCACGCGCTGTCCATGGCCGAGGCCGGCCACGGCATCGCCCTGGCCAACCTGGTGCTGGTCAAGCACCAGCTCGCCGCCGGCACCCTGGTGCGGCCGCTGGCCGAGGAAGTGCCGCTGGAGAGCTACCAGCTGCTGCTGCCGCCGGGACCGGTCAGCGCCGACGTGGCGTGGTTCGAGGACTGGATTCGGGCGGCGTTGCAGGAGGAGTTTTCCACCAGCGCGGCCCGCGTGACTGATTCGACTGAATAG
- the trxA gene encoding thioredoxin TrxA produces the protein MSEHIVNVTDASFEQDVLKSDGPVLVDYWAEWCGPCKMIAPVLDEIAKDYQGKLKVCKLNIDENQDTPPKYGVRGIPTLMLFKGGNVEATKVGALSKSQLAAFLDSNI, from the coding sequence ATGAGCGAACATATCGTCAATGTTACCGATGCCAGCTTCGAGCAGGACGTACTGAAGTCCGACGGTCCCGTGCTGGTCGACTACTGGGCCGAATGGTGCGGCCCGTGCAAGATGATCGCCCCGGTACTCGACGAGATCGCCAAGGACTATCAGGGCAAGCTGAAAGTCTGCAAGCTGAACATCGACGAGAACCAGGACACCCCGCCGAAGTATGGCGTGCGCGGCATCCCGACCCTGATGCTGTTCAAGGGCGGCAATGTCGAAGCGACCAAGGTCGGCGCACTGTCCAAGTCCCAGCTGGCAGCCTTCCTCGACAGCAACATCTGA
- a CDS encoding ABC transporter ATP-binding protein — MNALHSLQTAAVSIRSVRKVYGDPASGPVALKCVDLDIRDNEFFTLLGPSGCGKTTLLRMIAGFEFPTAGEIQLYGENIADRPPFERPVNTVFQHYALFPHMTIAENLAFGLESHPMGKRMSKTQVAERVREMLALVQMERFAQRKPTQLSGGQQQRVALARALAPHPKVLLLDEPLSALDLKLRQAMREELKAIQSKTGITFIFVTHDQEEALTMSDRIAVLSEGEVQQVGCPDEIYEHPRNRFVADFIGETNFLPARVEAIAGDCAQFRIPGGQLIQAASREGLKVGAEVTLSIRPERLQLVAEDNPSATPCSIAQQIYLGTDLQYQVSLADGTRLTVRAPNSAGQRQRLVAGQRAGLLFETGSASVLLD; from the coding sequence ATGAATGCCCTGCACAGCCTGCAGACGGCGGCGGTTTCCATCCGCTCCGTGCGCAAGGTCTACGGCGACCCGGCCAGCGGTCCCGTCGCGCTCAAATGCGTCGATCTGGATATCCGCGACAACGAGTTCTTCACCCTGCTCGGTCCCTCGGGCTGCGGCAAGACCACGCTGCTGCGGATGATCGCCGGCTTCGAATTCCCCACCGCCGGGGAAATCCAGCTGTACGGCGAGAACATCGCCGACCGCCCGCCGTTCGAGCGCCCGGTGAACACCGTGTTCCAGCACTACGCGCTGTTCCCGCACATGACCATCGCCGAGAACCTGGCCTTCGGCCTGGAATCCCACCCGATGGGCAAGCGCATGAGCAAGACGCAGGTCGCCGAGCGCGTCCGCGAGATGCTTGCCCTGGTGCAGATGGAACGCTTCGCCCAGCGCAAGCCGACCCAGCTCTCCGGCGGCCAGCAGCAGCGCGTCGCCCTGGCCCGTGCCCTGGCGCCGCATCCCAAGGTGCTGCTGCTCGACGAACCGCTGTCCGCCCTCGACCTCAAGCTGCGCCAGGCCATGCGCGAAGAGCTGAAAGCGATCCAGTCCAAGACTGGGATCACCTTCATCTTCGTCACCCATGACCAGGAAGAAGCCCTGACCATGTCCGACCGCATCGCCGTGCTCTCCGAGGGCGAGGTGCAGCAGGTCGGCTGCCCGGACGAGATCTACGAACATCCGCGCAACCGCTTCGTCGCCGACTTCATCGGCGAGACCAACTTCCTCCCGGCGCGAGTCGAGGCCATTGCCGGCGACTGCGCGCAGTTCCGCATTCCCGGTGGCCAGCTGATCCAGGCGGCCAGCCGCGAAGGTCTGAAGGTCGGCGCCGAGGTCACCCTGTCGATCCGCCCGGAACGCCTGCAACTGGTGGCCGAGGACAACCCGTCCGCAACGCCCTGCAGCATCGCCCAGCAGATCTACCTGGGCACCGACCTGCAGTACCAGGTCAGCCTGGCCGACGGCACCCGCCTGACCGTCCGTGCGCCCAACAGCGCCGGCCAGCGTCAGCGCCTGGTGGCCGGGCAACGCGCCGGGCTGCTGTTCGAAACCGGCAGCGCCAGTGTCCTGCTGGACTGA
- the rho gene encoding transcription termination factor Rho, translating into MNLTELKQKPIAELLEMSDAMGLENMARSRKQDIIFALLKKHAKSGEEISGDGVLEILQDGFGFLRSADSSYLAGPDDIYVSPSQIRRFNLRTGDTIIGKIRPPKEGERYFALLKVDSINFDRPENAKNKILFENLTPLFPTKRLTMEAGNGSTEDLTGRVIDLCSPIGKGQRGLIVAPPKAGKTIMLQNIASNITRNNPECHLIVLLIDERPEEVTEMQRTVRGEVVASTFDEPPTRHVQVAEMVIEKAKRLVEHKKDVIILLDSITRLARAYNTVIPSSGKVLTGGVDAHALEKPKRFFGAARNIEEGGSLTILATALIETGSKMDEVIYEEFKGTGNSELILDRRISEKRVFPAININRSGTRREELLTGEEELQRMWILRKILHPMDEIAAVEFLLDKLKQTKTNDEFFDSMKRGK; encoded by the coding sequence ATGAATCTGACCGAACTCAAGCAAAAGCCGATTGCCGAATTGCTGGAAATGTCCGATGCCATGGGCCTGGAAAACATGGCTCGTTCGCGCAAGCAGGACATCATCTTCGCGCTGCTGAAGAAGCACGCGAAAAGCGGTGAGGAAATCTCCGGCGACGGCGTGCTGGAGATTCTCCAGGACGGCTTCGGCTTCCTGCGCTCCGCCGATTCCTCGTACCTGGCCGGCCCCGACGACATCTACGTCTCGCCCAGCCAGATCCGGCGCTTCAACCTGCGCACGGGCGATACCATCATCGGCAAGATTCGTCCGCCGAAAGAAGGCGAGCGCTATTTCGCACTGCTGAAAGTCGACTCGATCAACTTCGATCGTCCGGAGAACGCGAAGAACAAGATTCTCTTCGAGAACCTGACTCCGCTGTTCCCGACCAAGCGTCTGACCATGGAAGCCGGTAACGGCTCCACCGAGGACCTCACCGGCCGTGTGATTGACCTCTGCTCGCCGATCGGCAAGGGCCAGCGCGGCCTGATCGTCGCCCCGCCGAAAGCGGGCAAGACCATCATGTTGCAGAACATCGCGTCGAACATCACCCGCAACAACCCCGAGTGCCACCTGATCGTCCTGCTGATCGACGAGCGCCCGGAAGAAGTGACCGAAATGCAGCGCACCGTGCGCGGCGAAGTGGTCGCCTCCACCTTCGACGAGCCGCCGACCCGTCACGTGCAGGTCGCCGAGATGGTGATCGAGAAGGCCAAGCGCCTGGTCGAGCACAAGAAGGACGTGATCATCCTGCTCGACTCCATCACCCGTCTGGCCCGTGCCTACAACACCGTGATCCCCAGCTCCGGCAAGGTGCTCACCGGTGGTGTCGACGCCCACGCCCTGGAAAAGCCCAAGCGCTTCTTCGGCGCCGCGCGCAACATCGAGGAAGGCGGTTCGCTGACCATCCTCGCCACCGCGCTGATCGAAACCGGCTCGAAGATGGACGAAGTGATCTACGAGGAATTCAAGGGTACCGGTAACTCGGAACTCATCCTCGACCGCCGCATCTCGGAAAAACGCGTGTTCCCGGCGATCAACATCAATCGCTCCGGCACCCGTCGCGAAGAGCTGCTCACCGGTGAGGAAGAGCTGCAGCGTATGTGGATCCTGCGCAAGATCCTGCACCCGATGGACGAGATCGCCGCGGTCGAATTCCTGCTCGACAAGCTCAAGCAGACCAAGACGAACGATGAGTTCTTCGACTCGATGAAGCGCGGCAAGTAA
- the ubiD gene encoding 4-hydroxy-3-polyprenylbenzoate decarboxylase: MQYRDLREFIAALEQRGQLKRIQAPVSPVLEMTEVCDRTLRAKGPALLFEKPTGYDIPVLGNLFGTPERVALGMGAEDVSELREIGKLLAFLKEPEPPKGLKDAWSKLPIFKKVISMAPKVLKDAPCQEVIEEGDDVDLSKLPVQTCWPGDVAPLITWGLTVTRGPNKERQNLGIYRQQVIGRNKVIMRWLSHRGGALDYREWCQKHPDKPYPVAVALGADPATILGAVTPVPDNLSEYAFAGLLRGHKTELVKCIGNDLQVPASAEIVLEGVIHPGEMADEGPYGDHTGYYNEVDRFPVFTVERITRRQKPIYHSTYTGRPPDEPAILGVALNEVFVPILQKQFPEITDFYLPPEGCSYRMAVVTMKKQYPGHAKRVMLGVWSFLRQFMYTKFVIVTDDDINARDWNDVIWAITTRMDPKRDTVMIDNTPIDYLDFASPISGLGSKMGLDATHKWPGETSREWGRVIEKDPAVTRRVDEIWASLGID, encoded by the coding sequence ATGCAGTATCGCGACCTGCGCGAGTTCATCGCCGCCCTGGAGCAGCGTGGACAGCTCAAGCGCATCCAGGCGCCGGTTTCCCCCGTTCTGGAAATGACCGAGGTGTGTGACCGCACCCTGCGCGCCAAGGGCCCGGCCCTGCTGTTCGAAAAGCCCACCGGCTACGACATCCCCGTGCTCGGCAACCTGTTCGGCACGCCCGAGCGCGTAGCGCTGGGCATGGGCGCCGAGGACGTTTCCGAGCTGCGCGAAATCGGCAAGCTGCTTGCCTTCCTCAAGGAGCCGGAGCCGCCCAAGGGGCTGAAGGACGCCTGGTCGAAGCTGCCGATCTTCAAGAAGGTCATCAGCATGGCACCCAAGGTCCTGAAGGACGCGCCGTGCCAGGAAGTGATCGAGGAGGGCGACGACGTCGACCTGTCGAAGCTGCCGGTGCAGACCTGCTGGCCCGGCGACGTTGCGCCGCTGATCACCTGGGGCCTGACTGTCACCCGCGGGCCGAACAAGGAACGGCAGAACCTCGGCATCTACCGCCAGCAGGTGATCGGCCGCAACAAGGTCATCATGCGCTGGCTCAGCCACCGTGGCGGCGCGCTGGACTACCGTGAGTGGTGCCAGAAGCACCCGGACAAGCCCTACCCGGTGGCCGTGGCCCTGGGCGCGGACCCGGCGACCATCCTCGGCGCCGTGACGCCGGTGCCGGACAACCTCTCCGAATACGCCTTCGCCGGCCTGCTGCGCGGGCACAAGACCGAACTGGTCAAGTGCATCGGCAATGACCTGCAGGTGCCGGCCAGCGCCGAGATTGTCCTCGAAGGGGTGATCCATCCCGGCGAGATGGCCGATGAAGGCCCCTACGGCGACCACACCGGCTACTACAACGAGGTGGACCGCTTCCCGGTGTTCACCGTCGAGCGCATCACCCGCCGGCAGAAACCGATCTACCACAGCACCTACACCGGCCGGCCGCCGGATGAGCCGGCGATCCTCGGCGTTGCGCTGAACGAAGTCTTCGTGCCAATCCTGCAGAAGCAGTTCCCCGAGATCACCGACTTCTACCTGCCGCCCGAAGGCTGTTCCTACCGCATGGCGGTGGTGACCATGAAGAAGCAGTACCCCGGCCATGCCAAGCGCGTGATGCTGGGTGTGTGGTCGTTCCTGCGACAGTTCATGTACACCAAGTTCGTTATCGTCACCGACGATGACATCAACGCCCGCGACTGGAACGACGTGATCTGGGCCATCACCACGCGCATGGACCCCAAGCGCGACACGGTGATGATCGACAACACGCCGATCGACTACCTCGACTTCGCCTCGCCGATCTCTGGCCTGGGTTCGAAGATGGGCCTGGACGCCACCCACAAGTGGCCGGGCGAGACCAGCCGCGAGTGGGGCAGGGTGATCGAGAAGGATCCGGCGGTGACCCGCCGTGTCGATGAGATCTGGGCGAGCCTGGGCATCGACTGA
- a CDS encoding CDP-6-deoxy-delta-3,4-glucoseen reductase, whose amino-acid sequence MKVTLQPSGAQLELKPGERILDGARRLGYECPQSCRNGNCHICAALLVEGRVRQDGEVRDHGEFFTCLAEPLEDCVLHWDGVLAPGELPVRKLSCQLTLCEPVGGDVWRVRLRAPAGKPPRYHAGQYLLIERDGSEPAAFSLASAPQEGRDLELHILARENSAIDLLAQLQRDRFARVQMPFGDAHLADLPDGPLVLIAAGTGMAQMHSLIEYCRAAGFSHPVHLYWGVRRPDDFYELPHWEQWQGVPNLYLHKIVSDMCGWAGRCGLLHEAVCEDFADLSGLRVYASGSPAMVYGTLDALVAAGMDPHQMRADVFAYAPRG is encoded by the coding sequence TTGAAAGTGACCTTGCAACCCTCCGGCGCCCAGCTCGAGCTGAAGCCCGGCGAACGTATCCTCGATGGCGCGCGGCGCCTGGGCTACGAGTGCCCGCAGAGCTGCCGCAACGGCAACTGCCATATCTGCGCGGCGTTGCTGGTGGAGGGGCGTGTGCGCCAGGACGGCGAGGTGCGCGACCATGGCGAATTCTTCACCTGCCTGGCCGAGCCGCTGGAAGACTGCGTGCTGCACTGGGACGGCGTGCTGGCCCCCGGCGAGCTGCCGGTGCGCAAGCTGTCCTGCCAACTGACCCTCTGTGAGCCGGTGGGCGGCGATGTCTGGCGCGTGCGTCTGCGCGCGCCGGCCGGCAAGCCGCCGCGCTACCACGCCGGGCAATACCTGCTGATCGAGCGCGACGGCAGCGAGCCGGCTGCGTTCTCCCTGGCCTCTGCGCCGCAGGAAGGGCGTGACCTGGAGCTGCACATCCTGGCCCGGGAGAACAGCGCCATCGACCTGCTGGCGCAGTTGCAGCGTGACCGCTTCGCCCGCGTGCAGATGCCATTCGGCGATGCCCACCTGGCCGACCTGCCGGACGGTCCGCTGGTGCTGATCGCCGCCGGCACCGGCATGGCGCAGATGCACAGCCTGATCGAATACTGCCGCGCCGCGGGCTTCAGCCACCCGGTGCACCTGTACTGGGGCGTGCGTCGCCCGGACGACTTCTACGAGCTGCCGCACTGGGAACAGTGGCAGGGCGTGCCCAATCTGTATCTGCACAAGATCGTCAGTGATATGTGCGGCTGGGCGGGGCGTTGCGGCCTGCTGCATGAGGCGGTGTGCGAGGACTTCGCCGACCTCTCCGGTCTGCGGGTCTATGCCAGCGGCTCGCCGGCGATGGTCTACGGCACCCTCGATGCGCTGGTCGCGGCGGGCATGGACCCGCATCAGATGCGCGCCGACGTCTTCGCCTACGCGCCGCGGGGCTGA
- a CDS encoding ABC transporter permease translates to MNQISTTGGALERRKALRSFLGVSPALASIGLFLIVPIFIVIGYSLMQANPYGGVNPHFSTDAYVSLLFERQLDDSLAFADSYMVIALRSIGIAAATTFITLLVGFPVAVWLAMQPAHRRGLLIFLITVPFWANLLIRTYAWILLLRGTGVINSTLMSLGIIHQPLDLLYTDGAVLLGLVYTYAPFVVLPIYATLEKMDMRLLEAAQDLYAGRIRTLRKVVLPIARPGILAGAILTFVPCLGAMIAPELLGGGTKMMLGNLIFRQFSDGRNWPFGAALSLVLMAAVMLVLMFYAMRAERLRIARGGE, encoded by the coding sequence ATGAACCAGATATCCACCACCGGCGGTGCGCTGGAGCGGCGCAAGGCGCTGAGGAGCTTCCTCGGCGTGTCGCCCGCGCTGGCCTCCATCGGGCTGTTCCTGATCGTGCCGATCTTCATCGTGATCGGTTACTCGCTGATGCAGGCCAACCCCTATGGCGGGGTCAACCCGCACTTCAGCACCGATGCCTACGTGTCGCTGCTGTTCGAGCGCCAGCTCGATGACAGCCTGGCCTTCGCCGACTCCTACATGGTGATCGCCCTGCGCTCCATCGGCATTGCCGCCGCGACCACCTTCATCACCCTGCTGGTGGGCTTCCCGGTGGCGGTCTGGCTGGCGATGCAGCCGGCGCACCGCCGTGGCCTGCTGATCTTCCTGATCACCGTGCCGTTCTGGGCCAACCTGCTGATCCGTACCTACGCCTGGATCCTGCTGCTGCGCGGCACCGGCGTGATCAACAGCACCCTGATGAGCCTCGGCATCATCCACCAGCCGCTGGACCTGCTGTACACCGACGGCGCCGTGCTGCTGGGCCTGGTCTACACCTACGCGCCCTTCGTGGTGCTGCCGATCTACGCAACCCTCGAGAAGATGGACATGCGCCTGCTCGAAGCCGCCCAGGACCTTTATGCCGGGCGTATCCGCACCCTGCGCAAGGTGGTCCTGCCGATCGCCCGTCCGGGGATTCTCGCTGGCGCCATCCTCACCTTCGTGCCCTGCCTGGGCGCGATGATCGCCCCCGAGCTGCTCGGCGGCGGCACCAAGATGATGCTTGGCAACCTGATCTTCCGGCAGTTCAGCGATGGCCGGAACTGGCCCTTCGGCGCGGCGCTGTCGCTGGTGCTGATGGCTGCGGTGATGCTGGTGCTGATGTTCTACGCGATGCGCGCCGAGCGCCTGCGCATCGCCCGGGGAGGTGAATGA
- the ppx gene encoding exopolyphosphatase: MPYTPAKTFPLIAAIDLGSNSFHMVLAKADHGEIRILERLGEKVQLAAGIGEDRMLTEESMQRGFDCLKQFAQFISGMPPGSVRVVGTNALREARNRGEFIRVADQILGHPVEVISGREEARLIYLGVSHTLADNPGKRLVVDIGGGSTEFIIGQQFESQLRESLQMGCVSFTQRYFKDGKITPARYAQAYTSARLELMSIENSLRRLGWDEAVGASGTIRAICLAIQAGGHGNGEVNPEGLAWLKRKMFKAGEVEKLDIDGIKPDRRPIFPAGMAILEALFDALELSRMDHSEGALREGVLYDLLGRHHHEDVRERTIGALMERYHVDPEQATRVEVKALESLGQVADAWELKDEWHRELLMWASRVHELGLDIAHYHYHKHGAYLLEHSDLAGFSRLDQQTLALLVRGHRRNIPADKFNELGDEGDKLIRLCIVLRFAILFHHIRGTQEMPAVALKASAKSLSIRFPNGWLAANPLTQADFEQEAGWLLRVGYSLSVS; this comes from the coding sequence ATGCCCTATACCCCAGCCAAGACCTTTCCCTTGATCGCGGCCATCGACCTCGGCTCGAACAGTTTCCACATGGTTTTGGCGAAGGCCGATCACGGCGAGATACGCATCCTTGAGCGGCTTGGCGAGAAGGTCCAGCTGGCCGCCGGCATCGGCGAAGACCGCATGCTCACCGAAGAATCGATGCAGCGCGGCTTCGATTGCCTGAAGCAGTTCGCCCAGTTCATCAGCGGCATGCCGCCGGGCTCGGTACGCGTGGTGGGCACCAACGCCCTGCGCGAAGCGCGCAACCGCGGCGAATTCATCCGCGTCGCCGACCAGATCCTCGGTCATCCGGTGGAAGTCATCTCCGGCCGTGAAGAAGCGCGTCTCATCTACCTGGGCGTTTCGCACACCCTGGCGGACAATCCGGGCAAGCGCCTGGTGGTGGACATCGGCGGCGGCAGCACCGAGTTCATCATCGGCCAGCAGTTCGAATCGCAGCTGCGTGAAAGCCTGCAGATGGGCTGCGTGAGCTTCACCCAGCGCTACTTCAAGGACGGCAAGATCACCCCGGCACGCTACGCCCAGGCCTACACCTCCGCGCGCCTGGAGCTGATGAGCATCGAGAACAGCTTGCGCCGCCTGGGCTGGGACGAGGCGGTGGGTGCCTCCGGCACCATCCGCGCAATCTGCCTGGCGATCCAGGCCGGCGGCCACGGCAATGGCGAGGTCAACCCCGAAGGCCTGGCCTGGCTCAAGCGCAAGATGTTCAAGGCCGGCGAGGTCGAGAAGCTCGACATCGACGGCATCAAGCCCGACCGTCGGCCGATCTTCCCGGCAGGCATGGCGATCCTCGAGGCGCTGTTCGACGCCCTCGAACTGAGCCGCATGGACCACTCCGAAGGCGCCCTGCGCGAAGGTGTGCTCTACGACCTGCTCGGCCGTCACCACCACGAGGACGTCCGCGAACGCACCATCGGCGCGCTGATGGAGCGTTACCACGTTGATCCGGAGCAGGCCACCCGCGTCGAGGTCAAGGCGCTGGAATCGCTGGGCCAGGTGGCCGACGCCTGGGAGCTGAAGGACGAATGGCACCGCGAACTGCTGATGTGGGCCTCCCGCGTCCACGAGCTGGGCCTTGATATCGCCCACTACCACTACCACAAGCACGGCGCCTACCTGCTCGAACACTCGGACCTGGCCGGCTTCTCGCGCCTCGACCAGCAGACCCTGGCGCTGCTGGTGCGCGGCCACCGCCGCAACATCCCGGCGGACAAGTTCAACGAGCTGGGCGACGAGGGCGACAAGCTGATCCGCCTGTGCATCGTGCTGCGCTTCGCCATCCTCTTCCACCACATCCGCGGCACCCAGGAAATGCCGGCGGTGGCCCTGAAGGCCTCCGCCAAGAGCCTGAGCATACGTTTCCCGAACGGCTGGCTGGCGGCCAACCCGCTGACCCAGGCGGACTTCGAGCAGGAGGCCGGCTGGCTCTTGCGCGTGGGGTATTCGCTCAGCGTGAGCTGA
- a CDS encoding ABC transporter permease: MLSLLSKRRLGVQDFRGFGALSLLFYVYLYAPIVVLVVLSFNANQSATVWTGFSLDWYRSAFANQALRQAAGNSLLIAVCACVISTAIATLAALGTSRGAKFKGLRLSMGAIMLPLVLPEIVVGVATLALFSTLGLSLGYGNLIIAHTVFCIPFAYLPIRARLNDMDLSLEQAAADLYAGPWRTFRKVTLPLLTPGIVSGMMLAFIVSLDNFVISMMVSQAGTTTLPIFIFGLLRMGVTPDVNAVSTLILGVSVLFVTLSYLLGKKKA, translated from the coding sequence ATGCTGTCGCTGCTGAGCAAACGCCGTCTGGGCGTGCAGGATTTCCGTGGCTTCGGCGCCCTGAGCCTGCTGTTCTACGTCTACCTCTACGCGCCCATCGTGGTGCTGGTGGTGCTCTCGTTCAACGCCAACCAGTCCGCCACCGTGTGGACCGGCTTCAGCCTCGACTGGTACCGCAGCGCCTTCGCCAACCAGGCGCTGCGCCAGGCCGCCGGCAACAGCCTGTTGATCGCCGTGTGTGCCTGCGTGATCTCCACCGCGATCGCCACCCTGGCCGCGCTGGGTACTTCGCGGGGAGCGAAGTTCAAGGGCCTGCGCCTGTCCATGGGGGCGATCATGCTGCCACTGGTGCTGCCGGAGATCGTGGTCGGCGTCGCCACCCTGGCGCTGTTCTCCACCCTCGGCCTGTCGCTGGGCTACGGCAACCTGATCATCGCCCACACGGTGTTCTGCATCCCGTTCGCCTACCTGCCGATCCGCGCCAGGCTGAACGACATGGACCTGTCCCTGGAGCAGGCCGCCGCCGACCTCTACGCCGGCCCCTGGCGGACCTTCCGCAAGGTCACCCTGCCGCTGCTGACCCCGGGGATTGTCTCCGGGATGATGCTGGCCTTCATCGTCTCGCTGGATAACTTCGTGATCTCGATGATGGTCTCCCAGGCCGGCACCACCACTTTGCCGATCTTCATCTTCGGCCTGCTGCGCATGGGTGTGACGCCCGATGTGAACGCAGTGTCGACCCTGATCCTCGGTGTTTCCGTGCTGTTCGTAACGCTGTCCTACCTGCTTGGCAAGAAGAAAGCCTGA